A region of Vigna radiata var. radiata cultivar VC1973A chromosome 6, Vradiata_ver6, whole genome shotgun sequence DNA encodes the following proteins:
- the LOC106764088 gene encoding TMV resistance protein N-like isoform X2, producing the protein MSCEPKSYDVFLSLGGKDVRYTFTGNLFNALRSKRIKTLFREHEYEPELHTHQTNISPSVLKALQTSKISIVVFSPEYASSSRRLDELVAILECRMRTNQLVWPIFYGVEPTDVRFQRGRYEQAMNTFEERYSPERMNKWRSALAEVSNLSGWFYQKEHKYEYKFIRKIVEAAVQSLSRYDVFLSFCGEDTRYTLTGFLYNALSREGFKIFMDDEELEGGNQISQKLMGAIESSRVSIVVFSENYGYSTWCLDELAKITECMKTKNQMVWPIFYNVEKSDVCNQTKSYGEAMTAHEKRFGKDSEKVQKWRSALSQITNLEGEHLSENESVPT; encoded by the exons ATGTCTTGTGAACCAAAAAGCTATGATGTTTTTCTCAGTCTTGGTGGAAAAGATGTTCGTTACACCTTCACTGGTAATCTCTTTAATGCTTTGCGCAGCAAGAGAATTAAGACCCTTTTCAGAGAACATGAATATGAACCTGAGCTACACACTCATCAAACTAATATTTCACCCTCTGTTCTTAAAGCACTACAAACGTCAAAGATTTCCATCGTTGTTTTCTCCCCAGAATATGCATCCTCCTCAAGACGTCTCGATGAACTTGTGGCCATCCTTGAGTGTAGGATGAGGACCAACCAACTCGTATGGCCAATCTTTTACGGAGTGGAACCCACTGACGTAAGATTTCAGAGAGGTAGATATGAACAAGCCATGAATACATTTGAAGAAAGATATTCCCCAGAGAGGATGAATAAATGGAGATCAGCTTTGGCTGAAGTCAGCAACTTGAGTGGATGGTTTTACCAAAAGGA GCACAAATACGAATATAAATTCATCAGAAAGATTGTGGAAGCAGCCGTGCAATCCCTGTCAAGATATGAtgtttttttgagtttttgtgGAGAGGATACCCGCTACACTCTCACAGGTTTTCTATACAATGCCCTTAGCCGAGAGGGATTCAAAATCTTCATGGacgatgaagaattggagggtGGGAACCAAATTTCTCAAAAGCTAATGGGAGCAATAGAAAGTTCAAGGGTTTCAATTGTTGTGTTCTCTGAAAACTATGGATATTCCACCTGGTGTCTTGATGAACTGGCCAAGATCACTGAGTGTATGAAGACCAAGAATCAGATGGTTTGGCCAATATTTTACAATGTGGAAAAGTCGGATGTATGCAATCAAACAAAAAGTTATGGTGAGGCCATGACTGCACATGAAAAAAGGTTTGGGAAGGACTCCGAGAAGGTGCAAAAATGGAGGTCTGCTTTGTCTCAAATCACCAACTTGGAAGGAGAGCATCTCAGTGAAAATGAGTCt GTTCCAACATGA
- the LOC106763829 gene encoding protein PHLOEM PROTEIN 2-LIKE A8 isoform X2, with protein MARYDVFLCFRGRDTRHTFTGNLYAALQQARFRTFMDDDELKGADQIAYTIVLEASRISIVVLSEHFAFSSWCLDELAKIVDCMNTKNQAVFPIFYEVDPFYVRHLKGSFGEAMVAHEARFGKDSERVEKWRSALIQVTNLSGWCFARGRCEYEYEFIERIVQHVTKLVPRYRIFVSFSGKDTRSFTGFLCNALSRSGYNTFISDGEQSSQSTVGVIEKSRLSIIVFSENYARSPSCLDELLRVLECMEMKNQLVCPIFYKVLPSDLRHQRRSYGEAMIEHENVMGENSEKVKKWRSALFHVANLKGWCMKTGYEYEFIEKIVEMASKI; from the exons ATGGCGCGTTATGACGTTTTTCTGTGCTTTAGAGGGAGGGACACGCGCCACACCTTCACAGGTAACCTCTATGCTGCTTTGCAGCAGGCTAGATTCAGAACTTTCATGGATGATGACGAGTTGAAGGGTGCCGACCAAATTGCATATACTATCGTTTTGGAAGCATCCAGGATTTCGATCGTTGTTCTCTCCGAACACTTTGCATTTTCCAGTTGGTGCCTTGATGAACTAGCTAAAATCGTAGACTGCATGAACACAAAGAACCAAGCCGTTTTTCCAATCTTTTACGAAGTTGATCCGTTCTATGTAAGGCACCTGAAAGGTAGTTTTGGCGAGGCCATGGTTGCCCATGAAGCTAGGTTCGGAAAGGACTCTGAGAGAGTAGAGAAATGGAGGTCAGCTTTGATTCAAGTGACCAACTTGTCAGGATGGTGTTTTGCAAGAGGAAG gtGCGAATACGAATATGAATTCATTGAAAGGATTGTGCAACATGTGACCAAGTTGGTACCCCGCTACAGAATTTTTGTGAGTTTTAGTGGAAAAGATACACGCTCCTTCACTGGTTTTCTCTGCAATGCTTTGAGCCGAAGTGGATACAATACTTTCATCAGTGATGGGGAACAGAGTTCACAATCTACTGTTGGGGTTATTGAAAAATCAAGGCTTTCAATCATTGTCTTTTCTGAAAACTATGCACGTTCCCCTTCCTGTCTTGATGAGCTTTTGAGGGTCCTTGAGTGCATGGAGATGAAAAACCAGCTGGTTTGCCCCATCTTTTACAAAGTGTTACCATCGGATTTAAGGCATCAGAGAAGAAGTTATGGTGAAGCCATGATTGAACATGAAAATGTGATGGGTGAAAACTCTGAGAAGGTCAAGAAATGGAGGTCAGCTTTGTTTCATGTCGCCAACTTGAAAGGATGGTGCATGAAAACAGG GTACGAATAcgaatttattgaaaaaatcgTGGAAATGGccagtaaaatttaa
- the LOC106763105 gene encoding DEAD-box ATP-dependent RNA helicase 32, producing the protein MRRPKSKEFRKQQRVSEQEEINLLNSWIQFQPPDSGSNPMSLPPLPKTSPVGLLEGNTYSRYAGASRFDQFPLSRKTKDALREAKFVVTTDIQRAALPHALCGRDILGAAKTGSGKTLTFIIPVLEKLYRERWGPEDGVGSIIISPTRELAGQIFDVLKDVGKHHNFSAGLLIGGRKDVDMEKERVNELNILICTPGRLLQHMDETPNFDCSQMQILVLDEADRILDSGFKKELNAIISQLPKRRQTLLFSATQTKSIQDLARLSLKDPEYLSVHEESVTATPSLLKQIVMIVPLEQKLDMLWSFIKSHLQSKILVFLSSCKQVKFVFEAFKKLHPGIPLKCLHGRMKQERRMAIYSEFCEKRSVLFSTDVAARGLDFNKAVDWVVQVDCPENVASYIHRVGRTARYKSGGKSVLFLLPSEMQMLEKLKAAKVPVHFTKPRQERLQPVSSLLASLLVKYPDLQHRAQRAFITYLRSIHIQKDKDIFDVMKLPINEYSASLGLPMTPKIRFLNQKIKSKAVSTKSVLVEPEDSSEKNVLEVSRNIDTDPFKDEEIENDLFQLADSANEDKVKSSEIEEIIPATRVLKKKKLKINVHRPVGTRVVFDDEGNTLPPLARIADTQSGKEALLLDPEQKAEYYRRMRDDLKKADKEDKLIERQRLREKRIKQKMKWKAGNEEEEDQDDNSGSERDETVNRRHKKNKVYFDSDSEEGERNEISGNARTSSGAVTLEEQEALALKLLNSMHS; encoded by the exons ATGAGAAGACCAAAATCGAAGGAGTTTCGGAAGCAACAGAGAGTCTCAGAGCAGGAAGAGATAAACCTGTTGAATTCATGGATCCAGTTTCAGCCACCGGACTCCGGCTCCAACCCAATGTCGCTTCCGCCACTGCCCAAAACCTCCCCCGTTGGCCTCCTCGAAGGCAACACCTACTCGCGCTACGCTGGCGCGTCCCGCTTTGATCAATTCCCGCTTTCCAGGAAAACAAAGGACGCCCTACGGGAAGCCAAGTTCGTTGTCACAACCGACATCCAGAGGGCTGCTCTCCCCCACGCGCTCTGTGGCCGGGACATCCTCGGCGCCGCCAAAACTGGGTCCGGTAAAACCCTCACTTTCATTATCCCT GTGTTGGAGAAGCTGTATAGAGAGAGGTGGGGACCTGAAGATGGCGTTGGCAGCATCATCATATCGCCTACAAGGGAATTGGCTGGTCAGATATTTGATGTGTTAAAGGATGTTGGAAAACACCATAACTTTAGTGCTGGCCTTCTCATTGGTGGTCGAAAGGATGTTGACATGGAGAAAGAACGTGTTAATGAGCTCAATATATTGATCTGCACACCTGGTAGACTGCTACAACACATGGATGAAACTCCCAATTTTGATTGTTCACAAATGCAG ATTTTGGTGCTAGACGAGGCTGATCGCATTCTAGACAGTGGGTTCAAAAAGGAACTAAATGCAATCATTTCTCAACTACCAAAGCGTAGACAaaccttgcttttctctgcaaCTCAAACAAAGTCAATTCAAGATCTTGCCAGACTAAGTTTGAAGGATCCAGAGTATCTGAGTGTTCATGAAGAATCAGTGACAGCCACTCCTTCTCTGTTGAAGCAAATTGTGATGATTGTTCCCCTTGAACAAAAGTTAGATATGCTGTGGAGTTTCATAAAATCTCATCTACAGTCAAAAATACTTGTCTTTCTTTCAAGTTGTAAACAG GTAAAATTTGTCTTTGAAGCATTTAAGAAACTGCACCCTGGCATTCCATTGAAGTGCCTTCATGGGAGGATGAAACAGGAAAGAAGAATGGCAATATATTCTGAGTTTTGTGAGAAGCGCTCAGTTCTCTTCTCAACTGATGTGGCCGCAAGAGGCCTTGATTTTAATAAGGCAGTTGACTGGGTTGTTCAG GTTGATTGCCCCGAAAATGTAGCTTCTTACATACATAGAGTTGGTCGCACAGCTCGATATAAATCTGGTGGAAAgtcagttttatttttgttgccTTCTGAAATGCAAATGCTTGAAAAGTTAAAAGCAGCAAAGGTTCCAGTGCATTTTACGAAG CCAAGGCAAGAACGATTACAACCAGTTTCTTCTCTATTGGCGTCTTTACTGGTTAAATATCCAGACCTGCAGCATCGGGCTCAGAGGGCGTTCATCACATATTTGAGATCCATCCATATACAAAAGGATAAAGACATATTTGATGTTATGAAATTGCCTATTAACGAGTATTCGGCGTCATTAGGTTTACCAATGACTCCAAAAATCCGTTTTCTTAaccaaaaaattaaatctaaagcTGTGTCAACAAAATCAGTTttagttgaaccagaagattcAAGTGAGAAAAATGTCTTGGAGGTTTCTAGAAACATAGATACAGATCCTTTCAAGGATGAAGAAATCGAAAATGATCTTTTTCAGTTAGCAGATTCTGCAAATGAAGACAAAGTGAAGTCATctgaaattgaagaaataat ACCAGCAACTCGTgtattgaagaaaaagaagctaAAGATTAATGTACATAGGCCAGTGGGGACCAGGGTTGTCTTTGATGATGAAGGTAACACACTTCCTCCGCTAGCCAGGATAGCTGACACACAAAGTGGCAAAGAAGCGTTGCTGCTTGACCCAG AACAAAAAGCTGAATACTATAGAAGGATGCGCGATGATTTGAAGAAGGCTGACAAGGAAGACAAGCTTATAGAGCGTCAGCGGCttagagaaaaaagaataaagcaGAAGATGAAATGGAAAGCTGGgaatgaggaagaggaggaccaAGATGATAATTCTGGGTCAGAAAGAGACGAAACTGTTAATAGACGgcataaaaagaataaagtatACTTTGACAGTGACAGTGAGGAGGgtgaaagaaatgaaatctCAGGGAATGCACGTACAAGTTCGGGTGCGGTTACTTTGGAGGAGCAAGAAGCTCTGGCTTTGAAATTGTTAAATTCTATGCACTCATAG
- the LOC106764088 gene encoding uncharacterized protein LOC106764088 isoform X1, with product MSCEPKSYDVFLSLGGKDVRYTFTGNLFNALRSKRIKTLFREHEYEPELHTHQTNISPSVLKALQTSKISIVVFSPEYASSSRRLDELVAILECRMRTNQLVWPIFYGVEPTDVRFQRGRYEQAMNTFEERYSPERMNKWRSALAEVSNLSGWFYQKEHKYEYKFIRKIVEAAVQSLSRYDVFLSFCGEDTRYTLTGFLYNALSREGFKIFMDDEELEGGNQISQKLMGAIESSRVSIVVFSENYGYSTWCLDELAKITECMKTKNQMVWPIFYNVEKSDVCNQTKSYGEAMTAHEKRFGKDSEKVQKWRSALSQITNLEGEHLSENEFQHESIEKIVERLINIEDGKHIASPFLVPMTATENNE from the exons ATGTCTTGTGAACCAAAAAGCTATGATGTTTTTCTCAGTCTTGGTGGAAAAGATGTTCGTTACACCTTCACTGGTAATCTCTTTAATGCTTTGCGCAGCAAGAGAATTAAGACCCTTTTCAGAGAACATGAATATGAACCTGAGCTACACACTCATCAAACTAATATTTCACCCTCTGTTCTTAAAGCACTACAAACGTCAAAGATTTCCATCGTTGTTTTCTCCCCAGAATATGCATCCTCCTCAAGACGTCTCGATGAACTTGTGGCCATCCTTGAGTGTAGGATGAGGACCAACCAACTCGTATGGCCAATCTTTTACGGAGTGGAACCCACTGACGTAAGATTTCAGAGAGGTAGATATGAACAAGCCATGAATACATTTGAAGAAAGATATTCCCCAGAGAGGATGAATAAATGGAGATCAGCTTTGGCTGAAGTCAGCAACTTGAGTGGATGGTTTTACCAAAAGGA GCACAAATACGAATATAAATTCATCAGAAAGATTGTGGAAGCAGCCGTGCAATCCCTGTCAAGATATGAtgtttttttgagtttttgtgGAGAGGATACCCGCTACACTCTCACAGGTTTTCTATACAATGCCCTTAGCCGAGAGGGATTCAAAATCTTCATGGacgatgaagaattggagggtGGGAACCAAATTTCTCAAAAGCTAATGGGAGCAATAGAAAGTTCAAGGGTTTCAATTGTTGTGTTCTCTGAAAACTATGGATATTCCACCTGGTGTCTTGATGAACTGGCCAAGATCACTGAGTGTATGAAGACCAAGAATCAGATGGTTTGGCCAATATTTTACAATGTGGAAAAGTCGGATGTATGCAATCAAACAAAAAGTTATGGTGAGGCCATGACTGCACATGAAAAAAGGTTTGGGAAGGACTCCGAGAAGGTGCAAAAATGGAGGTCTGCTTTGTCTCAAATCACCAACTTGGAAGGAGAGCATCTCAGTGAAAATGA GTTCCAACATGAATCTATCGAAAAGATTGTGGAACGGCTCATTAATATTGAAGATGGGAAGCATATAGCAAGTCCTTTCCTTGTTCCAATGACAGCTACGGAGaacaatgaatga
- the LOC106763829 gene encoding protein PHLOEM PROTEIN 2-LIKE A8 isoform X1 — translation MARYDVFLCFRGRDTRHTFTGNLYAALQQARFRTFMDDDELKGADQIAYTIVLEASRISIVVLSEHFAFSSWCLDELAKIVDCMNTKNQAVFPIFYEVDPFYVRHLKGSFGEAMVAHEARFGKDSERVEKWRSALIQVTNLSGWCFARGRWCEYEYEFIERIVQHVTKLVPRYRIFVSFSGKDTRSFTGFLCNALSRSGYNTFISDGEQSSQSTVGVIEKSRLSIIVFSENYARSPSCLDELLRVLECMEMKNQLVCPIFYKVLPSDLRHQRRSYGEAMIEHENVMGENSEKVKKWRSALFHVANLKGWCMKTGYEYEFIEKIVEMASKI, via the exons ATGGCGCGTTATGACGTTTTTCTGTGCTTTAGAGGGAGGGACACGCGCCACACCTTCACAGGTAACCTCTATGCTGCTTTGCAGCAGGCTAGATTCAGAACTTTCATGGATGATGACGAGTTGAAGGGTGCCGACCAAATTGCATATACTATCGTTTTGGAAGCATCCAGGATTTCGATCGTTGTTCTCTCCGAACACTTTGCATTTTCCAGTTGGTGCCTTGATGAACTAGCTAAAATCGTAGACTGCATGAACACAAAGAACCAAGCCGTTTTTCCAATCTTTTACGAAGTTGATCCGTTCTATGTAAGGCACCTGAAAGGTAGTTTTGGCGAGGCCATGGTTGCCCATGAAGCTAGGTTCGGAAAGGACTCTGAGAGAGTAGAGAAATGGAGGTCAGCTTTGATTCAAGTGACCAACTTGTCAGGATGGTGTTTTGCAAGAGGAAGGTG gtGCGAATACGAATATGAATTCATTGAAAGGATTGTGCAACATGTGACCAAGTTGGTACCCCGCTACAGAATTTTTGTGAGTTTTAGTGGAAAAGATACACGCTCCTTCACTGGTTTTCTCTGCAATGCTTTGAGCCGAAGTGGATACAATACTTTCATCAGTGATGGGGAACAGAGTTCACAATCTACTGTTGGGGTTATTGAAAAATCAAGGCTTTCAATCATTGTCTTTTCTGAAAACTATGCACGTTCCCCTTCCTGTCTTGATGAGCTTTTGAGGGTCCTTGAGTGCATGGAGATGAAAAACCAGCTGGTTTGCCCCATCTTTTACAAAGTGTTACCATCGGATTTAAGGCATCAGAGAAGAAGTTATGGTGAAGCCATGATTGAACATGAAAATGTGATGGGTGAAAACTCTGAGAAGGTCAAGAAATGGAGGTCAGCTTTGTTTCATGTCGCCAACTTGAAAGGATGGTGCATGAAAACAGG GTACGAATAcgaatttattgaaaaaatcgTGGAAATGGccagtaaaatttaa
- the LOC106764088 gene encoding TMV resistance protein N-like isoform X3: MSCEPKSYDVFLSLGGKDVRYTFTALQTSKISIVVFSPEYASSSRRLDELVAILECRMRTNQLVWPIFYGVEPTDVRFQRGRYEQAMNTFEERYSPERMNKWRSALAEVSNLSGWFYQKEHKYEYKFIRKIVEAAVQSLSRYDVFLSFCGEDTRYTLTGFLYNALSREGFKIFMDDEELEGGNQISQKLMGAIESSRVSIVVFSENYGYSTWCLDELAKITECMKTKNQMVWPIFYNVEKSDVCNQTKSYGEAMTAHEKRFGKDSEKVQKWRSALSQITNLEGEHLSENEFQHESIEKIVERLINIEDGKHIASPFLVPMTATENNE, encoded by the exons ATGTCTTGTGAACCAAAAAGCTATGATGTTTTTCTCAGTCTTGGTGGAAAAGATGTTCGTTACACCTTCACTG CACTACAAACGTCAAAGATTTCCATCGTTGTTTTCTCCCCAGAATATGCATCCTCCTCAAGACGTCTCGATGAACTTGTGGCCATCCTTGAGTGTAGGATGAGGACCAACCAACTCGTATGGCCAATCTTTTACGGAGTGGAACCCACTGACGTAAGATTTCAGAGAGGTAGATATGAACAAGCCATGAATACATTTGAAGAAAGATATTCCCCAGAGAGGATGAATAAATGGAGATCAGCTTTGGCTGAAGTCAGCAACTTGAGTGGATGGTTTTACCAAAAGGA GCACAAATACGAATATAAATTCATCAGAAAGATTGTGGAAGCAGCCGTGCAATCCCTGTCAAGATATGAtgtttttttgagtttttgtgGAGAGGATACCCGCTACACTCTCACAGGTTTTCTATACAATGCCCTTAGCCGAGAGGGATTCAAAATCTTCATGGacgatgaagaattggagggtGGGAACCAAATTTCTCAAAAGCTAATGGGAGCAATAGAAAGTTCAAGGGTTTCAATTGTTGTGTTCTCTGAAAACTATGGATATTCCACCTGGTGTCTTGATGAACTGGCCAAGATCACTGAGTGTATGAAGACCAAGAATCAGATGGTTTGGCCAATATTTTACAATGTGGAAAAGTCGGATGTATGCAATCAAACAAAAAGTTATGGTGAGGCCATGACTGCACATGAAAAAAGGTTTGGGAAGGACTCCGAGAAGGTGCAAAAATGGAGGTCTGCTTTGTCTCAAATCACCAACTTGGAAGGAGAGCATCTCAGTGAAAATGA GTTCCAACATGAATCTATCGAAAAGATTGTGGAACGGCTCATTAATATTGAAGATGGGAAGCATATAGCAAGTCCTTTCCTTGTTCCAATGACAGCTACGGAGaacaatgaatga
- the LOC106763830 gene encoding protein translation factor SUI1 homolog, which yields MVEVGIFQITSNSFDPFAEAKDRDAPGAKEYVHIRIQQRNGKKSLTTVQGLRKEFSYEKILKDLKKEFCCNGNVVHDKELGKIIQLQGDQRKNVSHFLIQAALVRKDQIKIHGF from the coding sequence ATGGTTGAAGTGGGTATTTTTCAGATCACAAGTAACAGTTTCGACCCATTTGCTGAGGCTAAAGATAGAGATGCCCCCGGGGCGAAGGAGTATGTGCATATTCGTATACAGCAGAGGAATGGGAAGAAGAGTTTGACGACAGTGCAAGGTCTGAGGAAAGAGTTCAGCTATGAGAAGATTCTGAAAGACCTGAAGAAAGAGTTCTGCTGCAATGGCAATGTTGTGCATGACAAGGAGCTTGGCAAGATTATCCAACTCCAAGGTGATCAGCGCAAAAACGTTTCTCACTTCCTCATTCAGGCTGCACTTGTTAGGAAGGACCAGATCAAGATTCATGGATTTTGA
- the LOC106763829 gene encoding TMV resistance protein N isoform X3, with translation MDDDELKGADQIAYTIVLEASRISIVVLSEHFAFSSWCLDELAKIVDCMNTKNQAVFPIFYEVDPFYVRHLKGSFGEAMVAHEARFGKDSERVEKWRSALIQVTNLSGWCFARGRWCEYEYEFIERIVQHVTKLVPRYRIFVSFSGKDTRSFTGFLCNALSRSGYNTFISDGEQSSQSTVGVIEKSRLSIIVFSENYARSPSCLDELLRVLECMEMKNQLVCPIFYKVLPSDLRHQRRSYGEAMIEHENVMGENSEKVKKWRSALFHVANLKGWCMKTGYEYEFIEKIVEMASKI, from the exons ATGGATGATGACGAGTTGAAGGGTGCCGACCAAATTGCATATACTATCGTTTTGGAAGCATCCAGGATTTCGATCGTTGTTCTCTCCGAACACTTTGCATTTTCCAGTTGGTGCCTTGATGAACTAGCTAAAATCGTAGACTGCATGAACACAAAGAACCAAGCCGTTTTTCCAATCTTTTACGAAGTTGATCCGTTCTATGTAAGGCACCTGAAAGGTAGTTTTGGCGAGGCCATGGTTGCCCATGAAGCTAGGTTCGGAAAGGACTCTGAGAGAGTAGAGAAATGGAGGTCAGCTTTGATTCAAGTGACCAACTTGTCAGGATGGTGTTTTGCAAGAGGAAGGTG gtGCGAATACGAATATGAATTCATTGAAAGGATTGTGCAACATGTGACCAAGTTGGTACCCCGCTACAGAATTTTTGTGAGTTTTAGTGGAAAAGATACACGCTCCTTCACTGGTTTTCTCTGCAATGCTTTGAGCCGAAGTGGATACAATACTTTCATCAGTGATGGGGAACAGAGTTCACAATCTACTGTTGGGGTTATTGAAAAATCAAGGCTTTCAATCATTGTCTTTTCTGAAAACTATGCACGTTCCCCTTCCTGTCTTGATGAGCTTTTGAGGGTCCTTGAGTGCATGGAGATGAAAAACCAGCTGGTTTGCCCCATCTTTTACAAAGTGTTACCATCGGATTTAAGGCATCAGAGAAGAAGTTATGGTGAAGCCATGATTGAACATGAAAATGTGATGGGTGAAAACTCTGAGAAGGTCAAGAAATGGAGGTCAGCTTTGTTTCATGTCGCCAACTTGAAAGGATGGTGCATGAAAACAGG GTACGAATAcgaatttattgaaaaaatcgTGGAAATGGccagtaaaatttaa
- the LOC106764166 gene encoding 1-acyl-sn-glycerol-3-phosphate acyltransferase yields MVNTEGGVLLRHRRFESLLNTRSSPSVEETPKVAVKDGLGETTRNDDGWVSAIISWIRIVTCFVSMMVTTFVWAIIMIMLIPWPYERIRQGNIYGHVTGRMLMWILGNPVEIEGAEYSNERAIYISNHASPIDIFLIMWLTPTGTVGIAKKEIIWYPLFGQLYVLANHLRIDRSNPTAAIESMKEAARAVLKNNLSLIIFPEGTRSKNGRLLPFKKGFVHLALQSRLPIVPMVLTGTHLAWRKGSLHVRPTPLTVKYLPPISTENWKVDKIDDYVTMIHNMYAEHLPVTQRPLP; encoded by the exons ATGGTGAATACTGAAGGTGGTGTCCTTTTAAGGCATAGAAGGTTTGAGAGCTTGTTGAATACAAGATCTAGCCCAAGTGTGGAAGAAACTCCAAAAGTTGCAGTGAAAGACGGACTGGGAGAAACAACAAGGAATGATGATGGGTGGGTTTCTGCAATCATATCTTGGATCAGAATTGTTACATGTTTTGTGTCTATGATGGTCACAACATTCGTATGGGCAATTATCATGATTATGCTTATACCATGGCCCTATGAGAGGATCAGACAAGGAAACATTTATGGACATGTGACTGGTAGAATGCTG ATGTGGATTCTTGGTAATCCTGTAGAGATTGAAGGTGCTGAGTACTCTAACGAGAGAGCCATTTACATCAGTAATCATGCGTCTCCAATAGACATATTTCTTATAATGTGGTTAACTCCTACAGGCACTGTTGGCATTGCTAAGAAAGAG ATAATATGGTATCCTTTATTTGGGCAACTTTATGTTTTGGCTAACCATCTTCGTATAGATCGATCCAACCCAACTGCAGCTATTGAGTCCATGAAAGAG GCAGCTCGTGCAGTTTTGAAGAACAATCTGTCCTTGATCATTTTCCCTGAGGGTACCAGGTCTAAGAATGGACGACTACTTCCTTTCAAAAAG GGTTTTGTTCATTTAGCACTGCAATCGCGTCTTCCAATAGTTCCAATGGTTCTGACAGGTACTCATCTAGCATGGAGAAAAGGCAGTTTGCATGTTAGACCAACACCTCTGACAGTGAAGTATCTGCCACCTATTAGTACTGAAAATTGGAAGGTTGATAAGATTGATGACTATGTTACAATGATACACAACATGTATGCTGAACATCTTCCTGTGACTCAGAGGCCTCTGCCttga